From Pseudonocardia autotrophica, one genomic window encodes:
- a CDS encoding alpha/beta hydrolase, with protein sequence MLIRELLGIPMPAGQRLDINSGVARLSGKIWATLWRDDRRTPTTAVLIVHPASNFLGHYALSDLAERGVAAVGLCTRYVGNDSALIMENCVLDIGAAIAHLHRLGYSEIVLVGNSGGGGLAALYQEQAENPTITETPAGDPVDLAGAGLIPADRLVMAMAHPGRATVYTEGLDPAIVDEQDPFGRDPGLDMFDPQHGPPYPAEFVQRYRAAQIARNERISGWAFERLTQLTKLDRPGPDDLPFVVHGTAADLRFTDLTLDPSDRRAGTLWGDPWTANTQPASLGHLTSLRSWLSQWSHTHSRANAYQRLRGVSAPVMVVYGSADCAAFPSHARGMYDAVRHDRRELVEIAGADHYFQGTPELAARMCDHIVEWST encoded by the coding sequence GTGCTGATCCGCGAACTGCTCGGAATCCCGATGCCCGCCGGGCAACGTCTGGACATCAACTCCGGCGTGGCCAGGCTCAGCGGCAAGATCTGGGCCACCCTCTGGCGGGACGACCGCCGCACCCCGACCACCGCCGTGCTGATCGTGCACCCGGCGTCGAACTTCCTCGGCCACTACGCACTGTCCGATCTCGCCGAACGCGGCGTCGCCGCGGTCGGCCTGTGCACCCGTTACGTCGGGAACGACTCCGCACTGATCATGGAGAACTGCGTTCTGGACATCGGTGCCGCGATCGCCCACCTGCACCGGCTCGGGTACTCCGAGATCGTGCTGGTCGGCAACTCCGGTGGCGGCGGATTGGCCGCGCTGTACCAGGAGCAGGCCGAGAACCCGACGATCACCGAGACCCCGGCCGGCGACCCGGTCGATCTCGCCGGCGCCGGGCTGATCCCGGCCGACCGGTTGGTCATGGCGATGGCCCACCCGGGGCGGGCGACCGTGTACACCGAGGGACTCGATCCCGCGATCGTCGACGAACAGGACCCGTTCGGCCGGGACCCCGGGCTGGACATGTTCGACCCGCAGCACGGGCCGCCGTACCCGGCGGAGTTCGTGCAGCGCTACCGGGCCGCGCAGATCGCCCGCAACGAGCGGATCTCCGGGTGGGCGTTCGAGCGGCTCACCCAGCTCACGAAGCTGGACCGCCCGGGCCCGGACGACCTGCCGTTCGTCGTCCACGGGACGGCCGCCGACCTGCGGTTCACCGATCTCACGCTGGATCCGTCGGACCGCCGCGCCGGAACGTTGTGGGGCGATCCGTGGACCGCCAACACCCAGCCGGCATCGCTGGGGCACCTGACCAGCCTGCGGTCCTGGCTCAGCCAGTGGAGCCACACGCACAGCCGGGCGAACGCCTACCAGCGACTGCGCGGGGTGAGCGCCCCGGTGATGGTGGTGTACGGCTCCGCCGACTGTGCCGCATTCCCCAGCCACGCCCGTGGGATGTACGACGCGGTCCGGCACGACCGGCGTGAGCTGGTCGAGATCGCCGGCGCGGACCACTACTTCCAGGGCACCCCCGAGCTGGCCGCACGCATGTGCGACCACATCGTCGAGTGGAGTACCTGA
- a CDS encoding FAD-dependent oxidoreductase has product MPGTGFDRTVDVVVLGLGDAGAVAAVTAHDAGAQVLVLEKQTAERHRPNSRYAAGFFLVPNDIDAACRYLTASYAVSGEDTAVEPELIRTWAVETAANPAWLTAQGGEYSVLDLHGEHDALPDHGSVTVHRVLPSERAARWPGCPLFGLLRSLVDERGIEVRFGAAATGLITGPDGDVLGVRVDDGGREQRIGARRGVVLAVGGFEGDPALQRQFLPVPRAWFYGSQDNTGDGIRMAQQVGAELWHMNVWPGHFVARFPGNGYTGGTGIDVWGTGRFGPDPDRAVNPGAVFVDGAGQRFLAEPGRQHAAHLELLGMDAQRLSHPRIPTWWIFDERRFDKGPLVPTYSGPAGPVQDYTWSCDNVAELERGWIRSAATLHELAGLCGVDAEALTESVRRYNASCAAGRDEEFGRAPSTLVPLDGRRFFAVPLYPGGSHTVGGPRRDAGARVRGVGGTPVGNLYSAGELGSIHGLLYPAGGASLAECMAFGRIAGAAAAAADRTCAS; this is encoded by the coding sequence ATGCCCGGGACAGGATTCGATCGCACGGTCGACGTCGTCGTGCTGGGGCTCGGTGACGCGGGCGCGGTCGCCGCGGTGACCGCGCACGACGCCGGCGCACAGGTGCTGGTGCTGGAGAAACAGACCGCCGAGCGGCATCGGCCGAACAGCCGGTACGCGGCGGGCTTCTTCCTGGTGCCCAACGACATCGACGCCGCGTGCCGCTATCTGACGGCGTCCTATGCGGTGTCCGGGGAAGACACGGCCGTCGAGCCGGAACTGATCCGGACGTGGGCGGTCGAGACCGCGGCGAACCCGGCCTGGCTGACCGCGCAGGGCGGCGAGTACAGCGTCCTGGACCTGCACGGCGAGCACGACGCGCTGCCCGACCACGGCTCGGTCACGGTGCACCGGGTGCTGCCCTCCGAGCGGGCGGCCCGCTGGCCGGGCTGCCCGCTGTTCGGTCTGCTCCGCTCGCTCGTCGACGAACGCGGGATCGAGGTCCGGTTCGGCGCCGCGGCGACCGGACTGATCACCGGCCCGGACGGCGACGTGCTCGGCGTCCGGGTCGACGACGGCGGGCGCGAGCAGCGGATCGGAGCCCGGCGCGGCGTGGTGCTGGCGGTCGGCGGGTTCGAGGGCGATCCGGCTCTGCAACGCCAGTTCCTGCCGGTTCCCCGGGCCTGGTTCTACGGCAGCCAGGACAACACCGGCGACGGGATCCGGATGGCCCAGCAGGTCGGCGCCGAACTGTGGCACATGAACGTCTGGCCGGGGCACTTCGTCGCCCGGTTCCCCGGCAACGGCTACACCGGGGGGACCGGGATCGACGTCTGGGGCACCGGACGGTTCGGGCCCGACCCGGACCGCGCGGTCAACCCGGGAGCGGTGTTCGTCGACGGCGCCGGGCAGCGGTTCCTGGCCGAGCCGGGCCGTCAGCACGCCGCGCACCTGGAGCTGCTCGGGATGGACGCGCAGCGGCTCTCGCATCCGCGGATCCCCACCTGGTGGATCTTCGACGAGCGGCGCTTCGACAAGGGCCCGCTGGTCCCCACCTACTCCGGCCCGGCCGGCCCGGTGCAGGACTACACCTGGAGCTGTGACAACGTCGCCGAGCTGGAGCGCGGCTGGATCCGGAGCGCCGCAACGCTGCACGAGCTGGCCGGTCTCTGCGGCGTCGACGCGGAAGCGCTGACCGAGTCGGTGCGGCGCTACAACGCCTCCTGCGCCGCGGGCCGGGACGAGGAGTTCGGACGTGCACCCTCGACCCTGGTCCCCCTCGACGGACGGCGCTTCTTCGCGGTGCCCTTGTACCCGGGCGGTTCGCACACCGTCGGCGGACCACGCCGGGACGCGGGCGCCCGGGTGCGCGGCGTCGGCGGCACCCCGGTCGGGAACCTGTACTCGGCAGGCGAGCTGGGCTCGATACACGGGCTGCTCTACCCGGCGGGCGGTGCCAGTCTCGCCGAGTGCATGGCGTTCGGCCGGATCGCCGGAGCGGCCGCCGCCGCCGCCGACCGGACGTGCGCATCGTGA
- a CDS encoding AMP-binding protein codes for MSVSAALRAAGDAADGRIAVSHGDVRISYAELHARADRVAGTLAARGVGLGDTVAIALYNGVEYLETVLAAFRIGAVPVNINYRYREPELAYVLDHVEAVALVHDESLTERVGGVAGSLPKLTAVLRTGDSAAGTAASYADAAAGGEPVTAVDETGFEHGIILLTGGTTGRPKGVIWDRTGLLGILGSVFRQQGIAAPADPAEVRAAVAGLRERDAVPVVLPMSPLMHGTGFFHAMRTLLGGGTVCFCTSHSLDAHEVWQVVGRERATEMVIVGDAFGRPLVDALGEQRATGTPYDISSMRRITSSGVAWSVDVKRSLLAEGSMTLVDNISASEGGPFGVAEASRDADLADGRFDLAPVARVLDEQDRDVEPGSGRVGVLASAGPQPVGYLRDPERTARTWRVIDGVRYAVPGDLASLDADGKLILLGRGDGVINTGGEKVFPEEVEQALVAHPAVTDAVVIGMPDPRWGQEVTALVAGELSGHSDEALISHLDARLARYKHPRTLIRIDAVPRTPAGKVDRTRAKQLATRNQEENR; via the coding sequence ATGAGCGTGTCCGCGGCCCTGCGGGCGGCGGGCGACGCCGCGGACGGCCGCATCGCCGTGTCCCACGGCGACGTGCGGATCAGTTACGCCGAGCTGCACGCGCGCGCCGACCGGGTCGCCGGGACGCTCGCCGCGCGCGGCGTCGGCCTCGGGGACACCGTGGCGATCGCCCTCTACAACGGGGTCGAGTACCTGGAGACGGTGCTCGCCGCCTTCCGGATCGGCGCGGTCCCGGTCAACATCAACTACCGGTACCGCGAACCCGAGCTGGCCTACGTGCTCGATCACGTGGAGGCCGTGGCGCTGGTGCACGACGAGAGCCTGACCGAGCGCGTCGGCGGGGTCGCCGGCTCGCTGCCGAAACTGACCGCGGTGCTGCGGACCGGCGACTCCGCGGCCGGCACCGCGGCGTCCTACGCGGACGCCGCGGCGGGCGGGGAGCCGGTCACCGCCGTCGACGAGACCGGGTTCGAGCACGGGATCATCCTGCTCACCGGGGGAACCACCGGCCGACCGAAGGGCGTGATCTGGGACCGCACCGGCCTGCTCGGCATCCTCGGCTCGGTCTTCCGCCAGCAGGGCATCGCCGCCCCGGCCGATCCGGCGGAGGTCCGGGCCGCGGTCGCCGGGCTGCGCGAGCGGGACGCCGTCCCGGTGGTGCTGCCGATGTCGCCGCTGATGCACGGGACCGGCTTCTTCCACGCGATGCGCACGCTGCTCGGCGGCGGCACCGTCTGCTTCTGCACCTCGCACTCGCTGGACGCACACGAGGTCTGGCAGGTGGTGGGCCGTGAGCGGGCCACCGAGATGGTGATCGTCGGCGACGCGTTCGGCAGGCCGCTGGTGGACGCGCTCGGCGAGCAACGCGCGACCGGCACCCCGTACGACATCTCCAGCATGCGCCGGATCACCAGCTCCGGAGTGGCCTGGAGCGTCGATGTCAAACGCTCCCTGCTCGCCGAGGGGTCGATGACGCTGGTGGACAACATCTCCGCGTCCGAGGGCGGTCCGTTCGGGGTCGCCGAGGCGAGCCGCGATGCCGACCTGGCAGACGGCCGGTTCGATCTGGCACCGGTGGCCAGGGTGCTCGACGAACAGGACCGCGACGTCGAGCCGGGCAGCGGCCGGGTGGGTGTGCTGGCCAGCGCCGGCCCGCAGCCGGTCGGCTACCTGCGTGATCCGGAGCGCACCGCGCGCACCTGGCGGGTGATCGACGGGGTGCGTTACGCGGTCCCCGGCGACCTGGCCTCACTCGACGCCGACGGCAAGCTGATCCTGCTCGGCCGGGGCGACGGCGTGATCAACACCGGTGGCGAGAAGGTCTTCCCGGAGGAGGTCGAGCAGGCGCTGGTCGCGCACCCTGCCGTCACCGACGCCGTCGTCATCGGCATGCCGGACCCGCGCTGGGGCCAGGAGGTCACCGCGCTGGTGGCCGGCGAGCTCAGCGGGCACTCCGACGAGGCACTGATCTCGCACCTGGACGCCCGGCTCGCCCGCTACAAGCATCCCCGCACGCTGATCCGTATCGACGCGGTGCCACGCACCCCGGCGGGCAAGGTCGACCGCACCCGGGCGAAGCAGCTCGCCACCCGGAACCAGGAGGAGAACAGATGA
- a CDS encoding amidohydrolase family protein, with translation MTRRIDPDAVDAIDVHTHVQLSVAEASAPDRSESFDAMAKYFKTDKVTRFTVPMLAEYYRARRMAAVVFTVDSAHQTGREPNPPNEEIADLAAEHSDVLIPFASIDPHRGAAGVRAARSLITEHGVQGFKFHPTSQGFFPNDRMAYPLYEVLQEHGMVALFHTGHTGAGAGQRGGGGLRLKYSTPMAVDDVAVDFPDLKIVLAHPSFPWQDEALSVAMHKPNVYIDLSGWSPKYFPPQLVQYANTLLKDKMLFGSDFPMITPERWLEDFAAAGFRDEVRPKILKENAVRLFGLAAETG, from the coding sequence ATGACCCGCAGGATCGACCCCGATGCCGTCGACGCGATCGACGTGCACACCCACGTGCAGCTCTCGGTCGCCGAGGCGTCCGCGCCCGACCGGTCGGAGAGCTTCGACGCGATGGCGAAGTACTTCAAGACGGACAAGGTCACCCGCTTCACCGTGCCGATGCTGGCCGAGTACTACCGCGCCAGGCGGATGGCGGCGGTCGTGTTCACCGTGGACTCGGCGCACCAGACCGGCCGGGAGCCGAACCCGCCCAACGAGGAGATCGCCGACCTGGCCGCGGAGCACTCCGACGTGCTGATCCCGTTCGCCAGCATCGACCCGCACCGCGGCGCGGCAGGTGTCCGGGCGGCCCGCAGCCTGATCACCGAGCACGGGGTGCAGGGCTTCAAGTTCCACCCGACGTCACAGGGCTTCTTCCCGAACGACCGGATGGCCTATCCGCTCTACGAGGTGCTGCAGGAACACGGGATGGTCGCGTTGTTCCACACCGGGCACACCGGCGCAGGCGCCGGGCAGCGCGGTGGCGGCGGGCTGCGGCTCAAGTACTCGACCCCGATGGCCGTCGACGACGTCGCGGTGGACTTCCCGGACCTGAAGATCGTGCTGGCGCACCCGTCGTTCCCCTGGCAGGACGAAGCCCTGTCGGTCGCCATGCACAAGCCGAACGTCTACATCGACCTGTCCGGCTGGTCTCCGAAGTACTTCCCGCCGCAGCTGGTGCAGTACGCGAACACCCTGCTCAAGGACAAGATGCTGTTCGGATCGGACTTCCCGATGATCACTCCGGAGCGCTGGCTGGAGGACTTCGCCGCGGCCGGCTTCCGGGACGAGGTCCGGCCGAAGATCCTCAAGGAGAACGCGGTGCGACTGTTCGGCCTCGCCGCGGAGACCGGCTGA
- a CDS encoding zinc-binding dehydrogenase: MTDTYRAAVVRRAHEPIAVETVPLRDPVRDEVAIEVTACGLCHSDVHFMHGTSGTDFPYVVGHEVTGRVAALGPQAGDGIGAGLGIGDTVVVAPMVACGRCRHCTAGHPTRCAARLLRRPPIPLADGVSGTPVLGVGGLAERTIVPAANVVPIDPRVPPEIAALLGCGVPSGYGAAVHTAEVGPSDDVVVIGCGAVGLAAVAGASAAGAERIIALDVQAGKLEPATAFGATHTVDAGAADPVEAVRRITGGRGADVVLDAVGGPRTLDLALKVRAVGSRLVVVGAPKVGDTVELGLRELFLTGGSLRVSIWGDCDAHRDLPMLARRYLDGELPLERYLTGSYPLADAQSGFDELLAGRALRSVVTP, encoded by the coding sequence ATGACAGACACCTATCGCGCCGCCGTCGTCCGCCGGGCGCACGAACCGATCGCGGTGGAGACCGTCCCGCTGCGCGATCCGGTGCGCGACGAGGTGGCGATCGAGGTGACCGCCTGCGGGCTGTGCCACAGCGACGTGCACTTCATGCACGGCACCTCGGGGACCGACTTCCCGTACGTGGTGGGCCACGAGGTCACCGGCCGGGTCGCGGCACTCGGCCCACAGGCCGGGGACGGCATCGGGGCCGGCCTCGGGATCGGGGACACCGTCGTGGTCGCCCCGATGGTGGCCTGCGGCCGGTGCAGGCACTGCACGGCCGGGCATCCCACCCGGTGCGCGGCCCGGCTCCTGCGCCGCCCGCCGATCCCGCTCGCCGACGGCGTGTCGGGCACCCCGGTACTCGGTGTCGGCGGGTTGGCCGAGCGGACGATCGTGCCGGCGGCCAACGTGGTCCCGATCGACCCGCGGGTGCCGCCGGAGATCGCCGCGCTGCTGGGCTGCGGCGTGCCGAGCGGCTACGGCGCCGCGGTGCACACCGCCGAGGTCGGCCCGTCCGACGACGTGGTGGTGATCGGCTGCGGCGCGGTCGGCCTGGCCGCCGTCGCCGGGGCCTCCGCAGCGGGGGCCGAGCGGATCATCGCGCTCGACGTGCAGGCCGGGAAGCTGGAGCCGGCGACCGCGTTCGGGGCGACGCACACGGTGGACGCCGGGGCCGCCGACCCGGTGGAGGCGGTCCGCCGGATCACCGGGGGCCGCGGCGCCGACGTGGTGCTCGACGCGGTCGGCGGTCCGCGCACGCTCGACCTGGCGCTGAAGGTCCGGGCGGTGGGCTCCCGGCTGGTGGTGGTGGGTGCACCGAAGGTCGGCGACACCGTCGAGCTGGGCCTGCGCGAGCTGTTCCTGACCGGCGGTTCGCTGCGGGTGTCGATCTGGGGCGACTGCGACGCGCACCGCGACCTGCCGATGCTCGCGCGCCGCTACCTGGACGGCGAGCTGCCGCTCGAGCGCTATCTCACCGGCAGCTACCCGCTGGCCGACGCCCAGAGCGGCTTCGACGAGCTGCTCGCCGGACGCGCCCTGCGCAGCGTCGTCACGCCGTGA
- a CDS encoding FAD-dependent oxidoreductase — protein MSTARGRASGTGSSTGSGSGSGTDTDTEVAVVGAGPVGLTAALALARAGIGVTVFESEPELSTEWRASTFHPPTVEIARHLGIADAMLAAGLIAPRYQVRDRTDGLIAEFDFGALGDETEYPFRLQLEQYKYTQILRDTLAAEHPDVTIRMGRGISDLRDAGDHVVLQSGPHRSTARWALATDGARSTVRKVLDCPFEGLTYEHRYLVLSIDYPIDTLLPGICDVNYISDPVEHLLVLRVPDVWRVVVSVPPEVSSEEAVSDSYVGQRLRTLLGDQPDLVLLERKTYAVHQRVVDSFRHGRVLLLGDAAHINSPMGGMGLNSGIHDAFDLSVQLTGHLRGELDESVLDLWATRRRKAAVETVQEITHRTTTALAESDEHQRRRFQQQMSDIAADPRRAKAWMMDAAMISNARAYDLPARNGT, from the coding sequence ATGAGCACCGCACGGGGGCGCGCGAGCGGCACCGGCAGCAGCACCGGCAGCGGCAGCGGCAGCGGCACGGATACCGACACCGAGGTCGCCGTCGTCGGTGCGGGGCCGGTCGGGCTGACCGCGGCGCTGGCGCTGGCCAGGGCCGGGATCGGGGTCACCGTCTTCGAGTCCGAGCCCGAGCTCAGCACCGAGTGGCGGGCGTCGACGTTCCACCCGCCGACCGTCGAGATCGCCCGGCACCTGGGCATCGCGGACGCGATGCTCGCCGCCGGACTGATCGCACCGCGCTACCAGGTCCGGGACCGGACGGACGGGTTGATCGCCGAGTTCGACTTCGGTGCGCTCGGCGACGAGACCGAGTACCCGTTCCGGCTGCAGCTCGAGCAGTACAAGTACACCCAGATCCTGCGGGACACACTCGCCGCCGAACATCCCGATGTGACCATCCGGATGGGCCGCGGGATCAGCGACCTGCGCGACGCCGGCGACCACGTGGTGCTGCAGTCCGGGCCGCACCGGAGCACCGCTCGCTGGGCGCTGGCGACCGACGGGGCGCGCAGCACAGTTCGCAAGGTGCTCGACTGCCCGTTCGAGGGGCTCACCTACGAGCACCGCTATCTGGTGCTGTCCATCGACTACCCGATCGACACGCTGCTGCCGGGGATCTGCGACGTCAATTACATCTCCGACCCGGTGGAGCATCTGCTGGTGCTGCGGGTGCCGGACGTGTGGCGGGTGGTCGTCTCGGTGCCGCCGGAGGTGAGCAGCGAGGAGGCCGTCTCCGACTCCTACGTCGGGCAGCGGCTGCGGACGCTGCTCGGCGACCAGCCCGATCTGGTGCTGCTCGAACGCAAGACCTATGCGGTGCACCAGCGGGTGGTGGACAGCTTCCGGCACGGCCGGGTGCTGCTGCTCGGCGATGCGGCGCACATCAACAGCCCGATGGGCGGGATGGGCCTGAACAGCGGGATCCACGACGCGTTCGACCTGTCCGTGCAGCTCACCGGCCACCTCCGCGGCGAGCTCGACGAGAGCGTGCTGGACCTGTGGGCCACCCGGCGGCGCAAGGCTGCGGTGGAGACGGTCCAGGAGATCACCCACCGGACCACGACCGCGCTGGCCGAGTCGGACGAGCACCAGCGGCGCCGCTTCCAGCAGCAGATGTCCGACATCGCCGCGGATCCGCGGCGGGCGAAGGCCTGGATGATGGACGCGGCGATGATCTCCAACGCGCGGGCCTACGACCTGCCTGCCCGGAACGGGACCTGA
- a CDS encoding MaoC/PaaZ C-terminal domain-containing protein yields MSAAPVAVTVGEERTEVVVENLRRTQIVMYAGAGGDFNPLHTDEPFATQVAGHPTVMSHGMLVMGLAGQVLVDWFGTANVRRYRARFQAPTWPGDTLTVTARIDEVRAEGDEQLAEVTLTTTNQDGRAVLGGSATVVTAGEAT; encoded by the coding sequence ATGAGCGCCGCGCCGGTCGCCGTGACCGTCGGCGAGGAGCGGACCGAGGTCGTCGTCGAGAACCTCCGGCGGACCCAGATCGTGATGTACGCCGGAGCCGGCGGGGACTTCAACCCGCTGCACACCGACGAGCCCTTCGCCACGCAGGTCGCGGGCCACCCGACGGTGATGTCGCACGGGATGCTGGTGATGGGGCTGGCCGGGCAGGTGCTCGTCGACTGGTTCGGCACCGCGAACGTGCGCCGCTACCGCGCCCGGTTCCAGGCCCCGACCTGGCCCGGCGACACCCTCACGGTGACCGCACGGATCGACGAGGTGCGGGCCGAGGGCGACGAGCAGCTCGCCGAGGTCACACTGACCACCACCAACCAGGACGGACGAGCCGTGCTCGGCGGCTCGGCCACCGTCGTCACGGCCGGGGAGGCGACATGA
- a CDS encoding FAS1-like dehydratase domain-containing protein codes for MTQRSFPIERGHVLAFARALGAEPDGGVPPTFPIAYAHFDPDWPLRMRPGQPWQGSGAGPGGAGAGGGGLHAEQEFTYYRPLQVGETLVPSKRDGRTWSKEGRSGVLDFTERHTDFHDADGELVARATAVTVRTRPAEGSA; via the coding sequence ATGACCCAGCGGAGCTTCCCGATCGAACGGGGGCACGTGCTGGCGTTCGCCAGGGCGCTCGGCGCCGAGCCCGACGGCGGCGTGCCGCCGACCTTCCCGATCGCCTATGCCCACTTCGACCCGGACTGGCCCCTGCGGATGCGACCGGGACAGCCGTGGCAGGGCTCCGGCGCCGGCCCGGGCGGTGCCGGAGCCGGCGGTGGCGGGCTGCACGCCGAGCAGGAGTTCACCTACTACCGCCCGCTGCAGGTCGGCGAGACCCTGGTCCCGAGCAAGCGGGACGGGCGGACCTGGAGCAAGGAGGGCCGTTCCGGAGTGCTGGACTTCACCGAGCGGCACACCGACTTCCACGACGCCGACGGCGAGCTGGTCGCCCGCGCCACCGCGGTGACCGTCCGCACCCGTCCGGCGGAGGGCTCGGCATGA
- a CDS encoding VOC family protein, whose translation MADTVASELQAPRSLNHIAYPTWDSQRTHDFYTRVLRCPLIAAIRQEEVPSSGAKTPFLHTFFGLGDGSAIAFFEVDGLPAYEPDAVPSWIRHLALNIDSMEELLAWKTHFETEGVEVNGIVDHDGVWESLYVFDPNGVRIELTLQTRELTEQDAHEGAANLHAWNQRG comes from the coding sequence ATGGCCGACACCGTCGCCTCGGAACTGCAGGCCCCGCGCTCGCTGAACCACATCGCGTACCCGACGTGGGACTCGCAACGGACGCACGACTTCTACACACGGGTACTGCGGTGCCCGCTGATCGCCGCGATCCGGCAGGAGGAGGTGCCCTCCAGCGGGGCGAAGACCCCGTTCCTGCACACCTTCTTCGGGCTCGGCGACGGCAGCGCGATCGCGTTCTTCGAGGTCGACGGCCTGCCCGCGTACGAACCGGACGCGGTGCCGTCCTGGATCCGGCACCTCGCGCTCAACATCGACTCGATGGAGGAGCTGCTGGCCTGGAAGACGCACTTCGAGACCGAGGGGGTCGAGGTCAACGGGATCGTCGATCACGACGGCGTCTGGGAGTCGCTCTACGTCTTCGATCCCAACGGCGTCCGGATCGAGCTCACCCTGCAGACCCGCGAGCTCACCGAGCAGGACGCCCACGAGGGGGCTGCCAACCTGCACGCCTGGAACCAGCGCGGGTGA
- a CDS encoding acyl-CoA dehydrogenase family protein produces MDFALTVEDRDIRDTVRRFVQRELLPREPEFLRRERSGEPGLPHDELAELQRKAREFGFWGLATPAEWGGMDLPAMLQSLVTTELATTCVPFRFGGAADNILFAATPAQQEAYLRPTIEGVRRGCFALTEPGAGSDARAISTTARRDGADWLINGQKTFITGGHEADYAIVFAVAEPGITAFLIDREQGWTSSPIPTMGSWHEPATLFLDDVRVPDSAVLGEVGTGFELAMRWIGKGRHTIAAQCVGIATRCLQMAVSYANTRETFGRTIGSNQGIGWMLADSETELEAGRWLALRAAWDADRGADARHAAALAKLYCTGMVGRVVDRALQIHGGLGYTRELPLEWWYRSVRVMRIFEGTDEMQRMIISRDLLRGHSRIGGHLAHP; encoded by the coding sequence ATGGACTTCGCACTCACTGTCGAGGATCGCGACATCCGGGACACCGTCCGCCGGTTCGTGCAACGTGAGCTGTTGCCGCGCGAGCCGGAGTTCCTGCGGCGCGAGCGCTCCGGCGAGCCCGGCCTGCCGCACGACGAGCTGGCCGAGCTGCAGCGCAAGGCCCGTGAGTTCGGGTTCTGGGGGCTCGCCACCCCTGCCGAGTGGGGCGGGATGGACCTTCCGGCGATGCTGCAGTCGCTGGTCACGACGGAGCTGGCGACGACCTGCGTGCCGTTCCGGTTCGGCGGGGCCGCGGACAACATCCTGTTCGCCGCCACGCCCGCCCAGCAGGAGGCCTACCTGCGCCCCACCATCGAGGGCGTGCGGCGCGGCTGCTTCGCGCTGACCGAGCCGGGCGCGGGCTCCGACGCCCGGGCGATCAGCACCACCGCCCGCCGGGACGGCGCCGACTGGCTGATCAACGGCCAGAAGACCTTCATCACCGGTGGCCACGAGGCCGACTACGCCATCGTCTTCGCCGTCGCCGAACCGGGGATCACCGCGTTCCTGATCGACCGCGAGCAGGGATGGACCTCCAGCCCGATCCCCACGATGGGCAGCTGGCACGAGCCGGCGACGCTGTTCCTCGACGACGTCCGGGTGCCGGACTCGGCGGTCCTCGGCGAGGTCGGCACGGGCTTCGAGCTGGCGATGCGCTGGATCGGCAAGGGCAGGCACACGATCGCCGCGCAGTGCGTCGGGATCGCGACCCGATGCCTGCAGATGGCCGTGAGCTACGCGAACACCCGGGAGACCTTCGGCCGGACGATCGGCTCCAACCAGGGCATCGGCTGGATGCTCGCCGACTCCGAGACCGAGCTGGAAGCCGGCCGCTGGCTGGCACTGCGGGCGGCGTGGGACGCCGACCGGGGGGCCGACGCCCGGCACGCCGCGGCCCTCGCCAAGCTGTACTGCACCGGGATGGTGGGCCGGGTGGTGGATCGTGCACTCCAGATCCACGGCGGCCTGGGCTACACCAGGGAGCTCCCACTGGAGTGGTGGTACCGGTCGGTACGCGTGATGCGGATCTTCGAGGGCACCGACGAGATGCAACGAATGATCATCTCCCGCGACCTCCTTCGCGGGCACTCCCGGATCGGAGGCCACCTTGCCCACCCATGA